A DNA window from Canis lupus familiaris isolate Mischka breed German Shepherd chromosome 10, alternate assembly UU_Cfam_GSD_1.0, whole genome shotgun sequence contains the following coding sequences:
- the LOC611115 gene encoding non-histone chromosomal protein HMG-17-like, translated as MPKRKAEGDDKGDKAKVKDEPQRRSARLSAKPAPPKPKRKPKKAPAKKGEKVPKGKKGKADAGKDGNTLQNMEMPKQTRHRKLKVLEMLEMPSEVFVFLITVYFW; from the coding sequence ATGCCCAAGAGAAAGGCTGAAGGGGATGATAAAGGAGATAAAGCCAAGGTGAAGGATGAGCCACAGAGAAGATCTGCAAGGTTATCTGCTAAACCTGCTCCTCCAAAGCCAAAGCGCAAGCCTAAAAAGGCCCctgcaaagaagggagagaaggtacccaaagggaaaaaggggaaagctgatgctggcaaggatggaaATACCCTGCAGAACATGGAGATGCCAAAACAGACCAGGCACAGGAAGCTGAAGGTGCTGGAGATGCTGGAGATGCCAAGTGAAGTGTTTGTATTTTTGATAACTGTGTACTTCTGGTGA